Proteins encoded within one genomic window of Episyrphus balteatus chromosome 1, idEpiBalt1.1, whole genome shotgun sequence:
- the LOC129905361 gene encoding uncharacterized protein LOC129905361: MSAITKLDETFLLEEIEQPAMKLDSSQLAREVKKYPILYDNNLRREQTAIFNAWESVCSEMVPSYYNMTENDKLATRKRLKDRWGYMRSTFRRDIYTNNIDCHKGLDWIQEIQFLVPILTRPIERSICTRSRALSKNTPITKIATTLNISFKSDTSSIYIFNKVEEEDHTLSKSQTASSFINKPSVTESDLINNPSSVETDLISNPSSFTNETDILNDSELFANETFSSIPDNIFSSDSSISDKSTLDTSSISTDISDDDKSHNDLMVETFMSTFSLDSNLTPPADPDQMFLLTLLQNYRLVREENKELLQHKFYTFLRD; this comes from the exons atgtctgCAATCACAAAATTagatgaaacatttttattagaaGAAATCGAACAACCAGCTATGAAGCTGGACTCTTCCCAACTTGCTCGTGAAGTCAAAAAATATCCAATTCTTTACGACAACAATTTGCGTCGTGAACAAACCGCTATTTTCAATGCATGGGAAAGTGTTTGTTCCGAAATGGTACCAAGTTATTATAATATGACAGAGAATGACAAACTTGCTACAA GAAAACGCTTAAAAGATCGCTGGGGCTATATGCGATCTACATTTCGAAGAGATATTTACACTAACAACATTGATTGCCACAAAGGACTTGATTGGATACAGGAGATACAATTTTTGGTTCCAATATTAACAAG acctATTGAAAGATCAATCTGTACAAGAAGTCGTGCTTTGTCCAAAAACACACCAATTACAAAAATTGCAAcaactttaaatatttcattcaaaTCAGATACTTcttcaatttatattttcaacaaAGTAGAAGAAGAAGATCACACTTTAAGTAAATCACAAACAGCATCAAGTTTTATAAACAAACCATCTGTAACTGAATCTGATCTAATTAACAATCCATCATCAGTTGAAACTGATTTGATCAGCAACCCATCATCTTTTACAAATGAAACTGATATTTTAAACGACTCAGAATTGTTTGCAAATGAAACATTCAGCTCGATTCCAGATAATATTTTCTCTTCTGACTCAAGTATCTCTGATAAGTCAACTTTGGATACATCATCAATTTCAACAGACATTTCCGATGACGATAAATCTCATAACGATTTAATGGTTGAAACTTTCATGTCTACATTCAGTTTGGACTCAAATTTAACCCCACCCGCTGATCCAGATCAAATGTTTTTGTTGACTTTGTTGCAAAACTATCGTCTTGTTCGGGAGGAGAACAAAGAATTATTGCAACATAAGTTTTATACCTTTTTAAGGGATTAA